The following coding sequences lie in one Candidatus Zixiibacteriota bacterium genomic window:
- a CDS encoding ASCH domain-containing protein yields MKALSVRQPWANMIASGEKTIETRTWATDYRGDLLICSSKSPKIEPAGFALCVVRLVDCVPMQPEHEAAARCACYPGAYAWLLEDVRLISRFPVKGRLGLFEVEPPEFRRDFRFESE; encoded by the coding sequence ATGAAGGCGCTCTCGGTCCGCCAACCGTGGGCGAATATGATCGCCTCGGGAGAGAAGACGATTGAGACGCGAACCTGGGCGACGGACTACCGCGGCGACCTGCTAATCTGTTCGAGCAAGTCGCCAAAGATCGAGCCGGCCGGATTCGCGCTCTGCGTCGTGCGGCTGGTGGATTGCGTGCCGATGCAGCCGGAGCACGAGGCCGCCGCCAGGTGCGCTTGCTATCCCGGAGCATACGCCTGGCTGCTGGAGGACGTCAGGCTGATCAGTCGTTTTCCGGTCAAGGGCAGGTTGGGACTCTTCGAAGTGGAGCCGCCAGAATTCAGGCGCGATTTCAGGTTCGAAAGCGAGTAA
- a CDS encoding ParB/RepB/Spo0J family partition protein, which produces MKAAISESLKVLDIEVAQITPTQKGERTRDVASLAQSIKAVGLMVPVIVRPLPDGSDKKSEKPLRYQLVDGHRRLAAVKVNKAQTIRAIEVDPLTTDDQVGMLQLTANLHRLQLTPFEEAEAIAKLRKAGRTTEEIAADLGLRPQLIARREKLNDLIPGWMKRATQAEHPLSIAAAELLAVFDASVQGELLKRYQWGSPDVRSLKEHLAEMTNRLKAAPWDLSDSMLVPEAGACSACPKRSACQPLLFHDETDIKKINAADRCLDEKCWNKKRNANFKKALDAATEKYPGLIYVEDKKDHGEIVPALKDKSVLSHWKFQIVRTADKHSTPALIANGPRAGTVVHVKIEKAYQGDRKVKAAAAAKKPKGLSAEQDRKARRAKFIINKIKDHYLGMHTLAGRKGPDVPQGVKKLHAEDRLKILAAVAINCCNGKTVADWKKLTEFTKLPLLDATEKLWALVRSEIHIPVYSFADAFKFIEAIKPFAETVLDTNYADIEAEALKAIPDPKPKAGATGKKAGKK; this is translated from the coding sequence ATGAAAGCAGCAATTTCGGAGAGCCTCAAGGTTCTCGACATCGAAGTAGCACAAATCACACCAACCCAGAAGGGCGAACGCACGAGAGACGTGGCGTCGCTCGCCCAGTCGATCAAAGCCGTCGGTCTGATGGTGCCGGTCATCGTGCGCCCGCTGCCGGACGGCAGCGATAAGAAATCCGAGAAGCCACTCAGGTATCAGCTCGTGGACGGCCACCGGCGCCTGGCCGCGGTCAAGGTGAACAAGGCGCAGACGATTCGCGCGATCGAGGTTGACCCGCTGACGACCGACGACCAGGTCGGGATGCTGCAATTAACCGCGAACCTGCATCGGCTGCAGCTGACGCCATTCGAGGAGGCGGAGGCAATCGCAAAGCTGCGGAAGGCGGGGCGAACGACTGAAGAAATCGCCGCCGACCTGGGACTGCGGCCGCAGCTGATCGCGAGGCGGGAGAAGCTGAACGATCTAATCCCCGGTTGGATGAAGCGAGCCACTCAGGCGGAACATCCGCTGTCGATCGCCGCGGCTGAACTTCTCGCCGTCTTTGATGCGTCGGTTCAGGGGGAGTTGCTCAAGCGATACCAATGGGGGAGTCCTGACGTGAGATCCCTGAAAGAGCACCTTGCGGAGATGACGAACCGTCTCAAGGCCGCGCCCTGGGACTTGAGCGACTCGATGCTCGTACCGGAGGCGGGTGCTTGTAGCGCTTGCCCGAAGCGGTCCGCCTGTCAGCCGTTGCTATTCCATGATGAGACTGACATCAAAAAGATTAACGCCGCCGACCGCTGCCTCGACGAAAAGTGCTGGAACAAAAAGCGGAACGCCAACTTCAAGAAGGCGCTCGATGCGGCGACCGAAAAATACCCCGGCCTGATCTACGTCGAAGACAAGAAAGATCATGGCGAGATCGTCCCGGCGCTGAAGGACAAGTCCGTCCTTAGCCACTGGAAGTTCCAGATTGTCAGGACGGCGGACAAACACTCGACGCCCGCACTGATCGCAAACGGTCCGCGAGCGGGGACGGTGGTGCACGTCAAGATCGAAAAGGCGTACCAGGGCGATCGCAAGGTCAAGGCAGCGGCTGCCGCCAAGAAGCCCAAAGGTCTGAGCGCGGAACAGGATCGCAAAGCGCGGCGGGCGAAGTTTATCATCAACAAGATCAAAGATCACTACCTCGGCATGCATACGCTGGCCGGCCGCAAGGGGCCCGATGTGCCCCAGGGAGTAAAGAAGCTCCACGCCGAGGATCGTCTGAAGATATTGGCTGCGGTTGCCATAAACTGCTGCAATGGCAAGACCGTCGCTGATTGGAAGAAGCTGACGGAGTTCACCAAGCTCCCGCTTCTGGATGCTACCGAAAAGCTCTGGGCTCTCGTCCGGAGCGAGATCCACATTCCCGTCTATTCATTCGCCGATGCGTTCAAGTTCATCGAAGCGATAAAGCCATTTGCAGAGACCGTGCTCGACACCAACTATGCAGACATCGAGGCCGAAGCGCTGAAGGCGATTCCCGATCCGAAGCCGAAGGCGGGGGCGACGGGGAAGAAGGCGGGGAAGAAATGA